A window from Salvia miltiorrhiza cultivar Shanhuang (shh) chromosome 2, IMPLAD_Smil_shh, whole genome shotgun sequence encodes these proteins:
- the LOC131009990 gene encoding cytochrome P450 81Q32-like translates to MREIFRDMGIVCVVCAKRHGTMYGEERCQLTSMSHLAMDLLLLSLPPLFLLLYTTTKHLLHHLRHHPPTPYPTLPILGHLYFFTNPTLPFHRALSRVSRRHGPALLLQLGSRPALVVSSPAAARQCLARNDVVFASRPTLLNGKHFGYNFTSLAWAPYGDHWRNLRRLSAAHLLSARSLAAVAAVRAAEARALARKLGGIGGGEAVDMIEAFFEHAYRVVAAMIAGAAAEDGEAAAFREIVAEMAAAAAAANVVDFVPVLGWFGFGGVERKMRLVQEKRDGFMENFIGKYRRGGGNLIGILLDLQRAEPEYYTDEMIRNLILVLIQGATHTSATTLEWAFSLLLENQDNVLARARGEIDDVVGKRRLLDGSDLPRLPYLGCIINETLRMHPAAPLLTPHVSSDECRVEGFHVPRGTMLLVNAWEIHNNPETWEDPEKFVPERFEGGKVESRTEFEFEFLPFGRGRRACPGQRLAIEMVGVALGCLIQCFEWEKIGEIDMKEGKGVITPRVQPLRAKLIPRPFLTNLLA, encoded by the exons ATGCGGGAGATATTTCGCGACATGGGGattgtgtgtgtggtgtgtgcGAAACGACATGGTACGATGTATGGTGAGGAGAGGTGCCAG CTAACCTCTATGTCTCATCTAGCCATGGATCTCCTCCTCCTCTCCCTCCCACcactcttcctcctcctctacACCACCACCAAAcacctcctccaccacctccgccaccacccccccaccccctaccccacCCTCCCCATACTCGGCCACCTCTACTTCTTCACCAACCCCACCCTCCCCTTCCACCGCGCCCTCTCCCGCGTCTCCCGCCGCCACGGCCCCGCCCTCCTCCTCCAACTCGGCTCCCGCCCCGCCCTCGTCGTCTCCTCCCCCGCCGCGGCACGGCAATGCCTCGCccgaaacgacgtcgtcttcGCCAGCCGCCCAACCCTCCTCAACGGCAAGCACTTCGGCTACAACTTCACCAGCCTCGCCTGGGCCCCCTACGGCGACCACTGGCGCAACCTCCGCCGCCTCTCCGCCGCCCACCTCCTCTCCGCCCGCAGCCTCGCCGCGGTCGCCGCCGTCCGGGCCGCCGAAGCCCGTGCCCTGGCCCGGAAACTCGGCGGCATTGGCGGCGGCGAGGCGGTTGACATGATAGAGGCCTTCTTCGAGCATGCGTATAGGGTCGTGGCGGCGATGATCGCTGGCGCGGCGGCGGAGGacggggaggcggcggcgttccGTGAGATCGTGGCGGagatggcggcggcggccgcggCGGCGAATGTTGTCGATTTTGTGCCGGTTTTGGGGTGGTTTGGATTCGGCGGTGTGGAGAGGAAGATGAGGTTGGTGCAGGAGAAGCGCGACGGATTTATGGAGAATTTCATCGGAAAATATCGCCGCGGCGGCGGAAATTTGATCGGAATTTTGCTGGATTTGCAGAGAGCGGAGCCGGAGTATTATACAGATGAAATGATCAGAAACCTAATCTTG GTTTTAATACAAGGAGCAACACACACTTCAGCAACCACATTAGAATGGGCCTTCTCCCTCCTCCTAGAAAATCAAGACAACGTTCTAGCCAGAGCGAGGGGCGAAATCGACGACGTCGTCGGAAAACGCCGCCTCCTCGACGGATCCGACCTGCCCAGACTCCCGTACCTCGGATGCATCATCAACGAGACGCTACGGATGCATCCGGCGGCCCCGCTCCTGACGCCGCACGTCTCGTCGGACGAGTGCCGCGTGGAGGGGTTCCACGTCCCCCGCGGCACCATGCTGTTGGTGAACGCGTGGGAGATCCACAACAATCCTGAGACGTGGGAGGATCCGGAAAAGTTCGTGCCCGAGAGGTTTGAGGGTGGGAAAGTGGAATCCAGGACCGAATTTGAATTCGAATTCCTGCCCTTTGGTCGGGGCAGGAGGGCCTGCCCCGGCCAGAGACTGGCTATAGAAATGGTTGGGGTGGCATTGGGGTGTTTGATACAATGTTTTGAGTGGGAAAAGATAGGTGAGATTGATATGAAAGAAGGCAAAGGGGTTATAACACCAAGGGTTCAACCCTTGAGAGCTAAATTAATCCCACGTCCATTCCTTACCAACTTACTTGCTTGA
- the LOC131009328 gene encoding calcium-binding protein KRP1-like, translated as MAGFQDMLPLMAERLGGEGLIGELCKGFRLLMDREKGVITFDSLKRNSALLGLQELGDDELRGMLTEGDLDRDGALDQMEFCVLMFRLSPQLMQQSEVLLEYALQQEFGWK; from the coding sequence ATGGCTGGGTTCCAAGACATGCTGCCATTGATGGCTGAGAGGCTGGGGGGAGAGGGGCTGATTGGGGAGCTGTGCAAAGGGTTTAGGCTGCTGATGGATAGGGAGAAAGGGGTGATCACATTTGATAGTTTGAAGAGGAATTCGGCGCTCTTGGGGCTGCAGGAGCTCGGCGACGACGAGCTCCGGGGCATGCTGACCGAGGGCGACCTCGACCGCGACGGCGCCCTCGATCAGATGGAGTTCTGCGTGCTCATGTTCAGGTTGAGCCCTCAGCTCATGCAGCAGTCGGAGGTCTTGCTCGAGTATGCTCTGCAGCAGGAGTTTGGAtggaaatga